In Sphingomonas sp. SORGH_AS_0950, the following are encoded in one genomic region:
- the tig gene encoding trigger factor produces MQTVETLNEGLKRAYTLTITAQDIEGKVDAELKRIAPQMKMPGFRPGKVPANLVRKMHGPALLQDALNTALQEGVQSLIVEQGLRPAMQPQVELVGEYEQGKDATLNVTLEVLPQVPTPAIDALKLERLTVAVADEAVDEQLQKFADQQKRWDDAGDKAAAEGDQVTVDFVGKTADGVAFEGGSGEDMAVEIGAGRLIPGFEDQLVGVKAGEEKQISVTFPEDYPAKDLAGQPATFDLTIKSVKTAGEAKIDDEMAKNLGLESLEQLRGLLKGQIEQEHNGLTRTYMKRKLLDQLADGHDFEVPPSMVEAEFSQIWAQLEHEATHEEDPEAAKAEMEKERDDYRKIAERRVRLGLLLSEIGQANGVEVTAQEMNRLIAQAAQQYGPEDRQRFIQYIQQEPMAAAQLRAPLYEDKVVDFLFGKAEITDRETTREELEAAIESEDGFATGTHVHNHDHDHDHDHGAKKSKAKAKKADVTEDAAAEEGAEDAPKKATRAKKAAPAEGEADAAEATEEAPAKKPRAKKAAAPAEGEAEAEAPAKKPRAKKAAPTE; encoded by the coding sequence ATGCAGACTGTCGAGACGCTGAACGAGGGGCTGAAGCGCGCCTACACGCTCACCATCACCGCCCAGGATATCGAGGGCAAGGTCGATGCCGAACTGAAGCGCATCGCTCCGCAGATGAAGATGCCCGGCTTCCGCCCCGGCAAGGTGCCCGCCAACCTGGTCCGCAAGATGCACGGCCCGGCGCTCCTCCAGGACGCGCTGAACACTGCGCTGCAGGAAGGCGTGCAGTCGCTGATCGTCGAGCAGGGCCTGCGCCCCGCGATGCAGCCACAGGTCGAGCTGGTCGGTGAGTATGAGCAGGGCAAGGATGCCACGCTGAACGTCACGCTCGAAGTGCTGCCGCAGGTCCCGACCCCCGCGATCGACGCGCTGAAGCTGGAGCGTCTGACCGTGGCCGTCGCCGACGAGGCGGTGGACGAACAGCTCCAGAAGTTCGCCGACCAGCAGAAGCGCTGGGACGATGCGGGCGACAAGGCCGCGGCCGAGGGTGACCAGGTCACCGTCGACTTCGTCGGCAAGACGGCTGACGGCGTCGCCTTCGAGGGCGGCTCGGGCGAGGACATGGCGGTCGAGATCGGCGCGGGTCGCCTGATCCCCGGTTTCGAGGACCAGCTGGTCGGCGTGAAGGCCGGTGAAGAGAAGCAGATCTCGGTCACCTTCCCCGAGGACTATCCCGCCAAGGATCTGGCCGGTCAGCCCGCGACCTTCGACCTGACGATCAAGTCGGTGAAGACCGCCGGCGAAGCCAAGATCGACGACGAGATGGCCAAGAATCTGGGCCTCGAGAGCCTGGAGCAGTTGCGCGGCCTGCTGAAGGGGCAGATCGAGCAGGAGCATAACGGCCTGACCCGCACCTATATGAAGCGCAAGCTGCTCGACCAGCTGGCCGATGGTCACGACTTCGAAGTGCCGCCGTCGATGGTCGAGGCCGAGTTCTCGCAGATCTGGGCGCAGCTCGAGCATGAAGCAACCCATGAGGAAGACCCCGAGGCCGCCAAGGCCGAGATGGAGAAGGAGCGCGACGACTATCGCAAGATCGCCGAGCGCCGCGTCCGTCTGGGCCTGCTCCTCTCGGAGATCGGCCAGGCGAACGGCGTCGAAGTGACCGCGCAGGAGATGAACCGCCTGATCGCGCAGGCCGCGCAGCAGTACGGCCCCGAGGATCGCCAGCGCTTCATCCAGTATATCCAGCAGGAGCCGATGGCCGCCGCCCAGCTGCGCGCCCCGCTCTATGAGGACAAGGTCGTCGACTTCCTGTTCGGCAAGGCCGAGATCACCGACCGCGAGACCACGCGCGAGGAACTGGAAGCCGCGATCGAGAGCGAGGACGGTTTCGCGACCGGCACGCACGTCCACAATCATGACCACGACCATGATCATGACCATGGCGCCAAGAAGTCGAAGGCGAAGGCCAAGAAGGCCGACGTGACCGAGGACGCCGCCGCCGAGGAAGGCGCCGAGGACGCGCCGAAGAAGGCGACCCGCGCCAAGAAGGCGGCTCCGGCCGAAGGCGAGGCGGATGCCGCCGAGGCGACCGAGGAAGCCCCGGCCAAGAAGCCGCGCGCCAAGAAGGCCGCTGCTCCGGCGGAAGGCGAGGCCGAGGCCGAAGCGCCCGCCAAGAAGCCCCGCGCCAAGAAGGCCGCGCCGACCGAGTAA
- the gatB gene encoding Asp-tRNA(Asn)/Glu-tRNA(Gln) amidotransferase subunit GatB, producing MSEYRIQGATGEWEVVIGLEVHAQVTSNAKLFSGAATAFGAEPNTQVSLVDAAMPGMLPVPNMECIRQAVRTGMAIDAQINKWSRFDRKNYFYADLPQGYQISQLYHPLVGEGAIEISLDEKNPDGPTKSIGVERIHVEQDAGKLMHDQHPTRSYVDLNRSGVALMEIVSRPDMRSPAEAGAYLRKLRAILRYVGSCDGNMEEGSMRADVNVSVRKPGDEFGTRTETKNVNSVRFVMAAIEYEAKRQVAVLEDGGKIVQETRLFNVESGTTRSMRSKEDAHDYRYFPDPDLLPLELTDAFVEECRASLPELPDAKRRRYEALGLTPYNAGVLTAEVETARWFDGLLEALEGTSAKPAQAANWVAAELFGALNRLGKDITESPVSPAQAAELLALVADGTLSGSLSKQVFEIMLETGDGPSKIVEERGLKQTSDTGAIEAVIAEVLEKNPNQLGQYRAGKEALFGFFVGQTMKAMGGKANPAVVNDLLKKALVG from the coding sequence ATGAGCGAATATCGCATCCAGGGCGCGACGGGGGAATGGGAGGTCGTGATCGGCCTGGAAGTCCATGCCCAGGTCACCTCCAACGCCAAGCTGTTCTCCGGCGCGGCGACCGCGTTCGGCGCGGAGCCCAACACCCAGGTCTCGCTGGTCGACGCCGCGATGCCCGGCATGCTGCCCGTGCCCAATATGGAGTGCATCCGCCAGGCGGTGCGCACCGGCATGGCGATCGACGCGCAGATCAACAAATGGTCGCGCTTCGACCGGAAGAACTATTTCTACGCCGATCTGCCGCAGGGCTATCAGATCAGCCAGCTCTACCACCCGCTGGTGGGTGAGGGCGCGATCGAGATCAGCCTGGACGAGAAGAACCCCGACGGCCCGACCAAGTCGATCGGTGTCGAGCGTATCCATGTCGAGCAGGATGCGGGCAAGCTGATGCACGACCAGCATCCGACGCGCTCCTATGTCGACCTCAACCGGTCGGGCGTGGCGCTGATGGAGATCGTCAGCCGTCCCGACATGCGTTCGCCCGCCGAAGCAGGGGCTTATCTCCGCAAGCTGCGCGCCATTCTCCGCTATGTCGGGTCGTGCGACGGCAATATGGAAGAAGGCTCGATGCGCGCCGACGTGAACGTGTCGGTGCGCAAGCCCGGCGACGAGTTCGGCACGCGCACCGAGACGAAGAACGTCAACTCGGTCCGCTTCGTCATGGCCGCGATCGAGTATGAGGCCAAGCGCCAGGTCGCGGTTCTGGAGGATGGCGGCAAGATCGTCCAGGAAACGCGCCTCTTCAACGTCGAGAGCGGCACGACGCGCTCGATGCGGTCGAAGGAAGATGCGCATGATTACCGCTACTTCCCCGATCCCGACCTGCTGCCGCTGGAACTGACCGACGCGTTCGTCGAGGAATGCCGCGCCAGCCTGCCCGAGCTGCCCGACGCCAAGCGCCGCCGTTACGAGGCGCTGGGCCTGACTCCGTATAATGCGGGCGTGCTGACCGCCGAGGTCGAGACGGCGCGCTGGTTCGACGGGCTGCTGGAGGCGCTGGAAGGCACGAGCGCCAAGCCCGCACAGGCGGCCAACTGGGTCGCGGCCGAACTGTTCGGCGCGCTCAATCGGCTGGGCAAGGACATCACCGAGAGCCCGGTCAGCCCCGCCCAGGCAGCCGAGCTGCTGGCGCTGGTCGCCGACGGTACGTTGTCGGGCAGTCTGTCCAAGCAGGTGTTCGAGATCATGCTGGAGACGGGCGACGGTCCGAGCAAGATCGTCGAGGAGCGTGGCCTCAAGCAGACCAGCGACACCGGCGCGATCGAGGCGGTGATCGCCGAGGTTCTGGAGAAGAACCCCAACCAGCTGGGCCAGTATCGCGCGGGCAAGGAAGCGCTGTTCGGCTTCTTTGTCGGTCAGACGATGAAGGCGATGGGCGGCAAGGCCAATCCGGCGGTGGTCAACGACCTGCTGAAGAAGGCGCTGGTGGGTTGA
- the gatA gene encoding Asp-tRNA(Asn)/Glu-tRNA(Gln) amidotransferase subunit GatA — MTDLTTLGIAAIRDGVRDGQFKAREVAEAFNAKVAGARALNAFLVETPDHALAAADAADAARAAGETLKPLAGVPIGMKDLFATKGVATTAASKILEGFVPPYESTVSQNLWNAGAGMLGKLNLDQFAMGSSNETSAFGNVISPWRRPNDTAALAPGGSSGGSSTAVSAGLAPGATGTDTGGSIRQPAAFTGISGIKPTYGRCSRWGTIAFASSLDQAGPMARDVRDCAIMLEAMAGFDAKDATSLKLDVPNWEAALSADLKGKKVGVPKEYRVDGMPAEIEALWQQGIDWLRDAGAEIVEVSLPHTKYALPAYYIIAPAEASSNLARYDGVRYGLRDLPEGAGLQDMYAATRAAGFGDEVKRRILIGTYVLSAGFYDAYYTQAQKVRTLIARDFERAFGECDVLLTPTAPSAAFALGEKQADPLAMYLNDVFTVPASLAGLPAMSVPGGLDKDGLPLGLQIIGKPLDEQGVLNAGLAIEQRAGFTARPQAWW, encoded by the coding sequence ATGACTGATCTCACCACACTCGGCATCGCCGCCATTCGCGACGGCGTGCGCGACGGCCAGTTCAAGGCGCGCGAAGTCGCCGAGGCCTTCAATGCCAAGGTCGCGGGTGCCCGTGCGCTCAACGCCTTTCTGGTCGAAACCCCCGACCATGCGCTCGCCGCCGCCGATGCGGCCGACGCCGCGCGCGCGGCGGGCGAGACGCTCAAGCCGCTGGCGGGCGTACCGATCGGCATGAAGGACCTGTTCGCGACCAAGGGCGTCGCGACCACCGCCGCCAGCAAGATCCTGGAAGGCTTCGTGCCGCCTTACGAGTCCACGGTTTCGCAGAATCTGTGGAATGCGGGCGCAGGCATGCTCGGCAAGCTGAACCTCGACCAGTTCGCCATGGGCTCGTCCAACGAGACCAGCGCGTTCGGCAACGTCATCTCGCCCTGGCGTCGCCCCAACGACACTGCCGCGCTCGCCCCCGGCGGGTCGTCGGGCGGTTCGTCGACGGCGGTATCGGCGGGTCTGGCGCCGGGTGCGACCGGCACCGATACCGGCGGCTCGATCCGCCAGCCCGCCGCCTTCACCGGCATTTCGGGCATCAAGCCGACCTATGGCCGCTGCTCGCGCTGGGGCACGATCGCCTTTGCCTCCTCGCTCGACCAGGCGGGGCCGATGGCGCGCGACGTGCGCGACTGCGCGATCATGCTGGAGGCGATGGCGGGCTTCGACGCCAAGGACGCGACCTCGCTGAAGCTCGACGTGCCCAATTGGGAAGCCGCTTTGTCGGCGGACCTGAAGGGCAAGAAGGTCGGCGTGCCCAAGGAATATCGCGTCGACGGCATGCCCGCCGAGATTGAGGCGCTGTGGCAGCAGGGCATCGACTGGCTGCGCGATGCAGGCGCCGAGATCGTCGAGGTCTCGCTGCCGCACACGAAGTACGCGCTGCCCGCTTACTACATCATCGCGCCGGCCGAGGCGTCGTCCAACCTCGCCCGCTATGACGGCGTGCGCTACGGCCTGCGCGACCTGCCCGAAGGGGCGGGGTTGCAGGACATGTACGCCGCGACCCGCGCCGCCGGGTTCGGCGACGAGGTGAAGCGCCGCATCCTGATCGGCACCTACGTCCTGTCGGCAGGCTTCTACGACGCCTATTACACCCAGGCGCAGAAGGTCCGCACGCTGATCGCTCGCGATTTCGAGCGGGCGTTCGGTGAGTGTGACGTGCTCCTCACCCCGACCGCGCCCTCGGCGGCGTTCGCGCTGGGCGAGAAGCAGGCCGATCCACTGGCCATGTACCTCAACGACGTGTTCACGGTGCCCGCCTCGCTGGCCGGGCTTCCGGCCATGTCGGTGCCGGGGGGTCTGGACAAGGATGGACTGCCGCTCGGCCTTCAGATCATCGGCAAGCCGCTGGACGAGCAGGGCGTGCTGAACGCCGGGCTCGCCATCGAGCAGCGCGCGGGCTTCACCGCCCGTCCGCAGGCCTGGTGGTAA
- the gatC gene encoding Asp-tRNA(Asn)/Glu-tRNA(Gln) amidotransferase subunit GatC codes for MSVDTATVKKIASLARIAITEEDATRLAPELGNILGWIEQLGEVDTQGVEPMTAVIPNQLRLRDDVVNDGGIRDLLMQNAPQAEHGFFTVPKVIE; via the coding sequence ATGTCCGTAGATACCGCAACCGTGAAGAAGATCGCGAGCCTCGCCCGCATCGCGATCACCGAGGAGGACGCGACGCGCCTCGCCCCCGAGCTTGGGAATATCCTGGGCTGGATCGAGCAATTGGGCGAGGTCGACACCCAAGGGGTCGAGCCGATGACCGCGGTGATCCCGAACCAGCTTCGCCTGCGCGACGACGTCGTCAATGACGGCGGCATCCGCGACCTCCTCATGCAGAATGCGCCGCAGGCCGAACATGGCTTCTTCACGGTGCCCAAGGTGATCGAATAA
- a CDS encoding DUF3089 domain-containing protein, producing the protein MARKFLYVVAALIMLTIAAAFAYRLFGNQLLRWSTVPSESFKAQAAPPADLYERKVLWLARPDIPGNPALWVPAGYTPGKPGTGAAIFFIHPTSYINKSHWNAPIDDADTNARAELFLRGQASAFNAAGDIWAPRYRQATFGAFLTSVQDAERALDLAYRDVDAAFTAFLAQVDPNRPLILAGHSQGALHLSRLLTDRVAKNPALKRRIVAAYVVGWPISMTADLPAMGLPACERADQTGCILSWQSFGEPADPSLILDVFDKTNGYTGAPRKDTAMLCTNPLTGTPDVAAPATANLGTLYPSADLKSADIAAGKVPAKCEGRGILTIGEGPNVGPYVLPGNNYHVYDYSLFWANVRADAERRLKAFR; encoded by the coding sequence TTGGCGCGCAAATTCCTGTATGTGGTGGCGGCACTCATCATGCTGACGATCGCCGCCGCCTTTGCCTATCGCCTGTTCGGCAACCAGCTGCTCCGCTGGTCGACGGTCCCGTCCGAGTCGTTCAAGGCCCAGGCGGCGCCCCCGGCCGACCTGTACGAGCGCAAGGTCCTGTGGCTGGCGCGACCCGACATCCCCGGCAATCCCGCCCTGTGGGTTCCGGCGGGCTACACGCCCGGCAAGCCCGGCACCGGGGCCGCCATCTTCTTCATCCACCCCACCTCGTACATCAACAAGTCGCACTGGAATGCGCCGATCGACGATGCGGACACGAATGCGCGCGCCGAACTGTTCCTGCGCGGACAGGCCAGCGCGTTCAATGCGGCGGGCGACATCTGGGCGCCCCGCTATCGACAGGCGACCTTCGGGGCGTTCCTGACCAGCGTCCAGGATGCCGAGCGCGCGCTCGACCTGGCGTACCGGGACGTGGACGCCGCCTTCACCGCCTTTCTGGCGCAGGTCGATCCCAACCGTCCGCTGATCCTGGCGGGGCATAGCCAGGGCGCGCTGCACCTGTCGCGGCTGCTGACCGACCGGGTGGCGAAGAACCCCGCGCTCAAGCGGCGGATCGTCGCGGCCTATGTCGTGGGCTGGCCGATCTCGATGACCGCCGACCTGCCCGCCATGGGGCTGCCCGCCTGCGAGCGGGCCGACCAGACCGGCTGCATCCTGAGCTGGCAGAGCTTCGGCGAGCCCGCCGATCCGTCGCTGATCCTCGACGTGTTCGACAAGACCAATGGCTATACCGGGGCACCGCGCAAGGACACGGCGATGCTGTGCACCAATCCGCTGACCGGCACGCCGGACGTCGCGGCGCCCGCGACCGCCAATCTGGGCACGCTCTATCCGTCCGCCGATCTGAAGAGCGCGGACATCGCGGCGGGCAAGGTTCCCGCCAAGTGCGAGGGGCGCGGCATCCTGACCATCGGCGAGGGGCCCAATGTCGGGCCCTATGTGCTGCCGGGCAACAATTACCATGTCTATGACTATAGCCTGTTCTGGGCGAATGTCCGCGCCGATGCGGAGCGCCGTTTGAAAGCCTTTCGATGA
- the ruvX gene encoding Holliday junction resolvase RuvX, whose amino-acid sequence MSLITTDRTEFRNALPSGGRLIGLDVGTKTVGTALCDAGWSFASPATLIRRTKFTKDKEQLIAMIAQQGVQGLVIGLPLNLDGSESPRSQSTRAFARNCADLGPILLWDERWSTVAVERTMIEQDMSRAKRAERIDNLAAAHILQAAIDALVMA is encoded by the coding sequence ATGAGCCTGATCACCACCGACCGCACCGAATTCCGCAACGCCCTCCCCTCGGGCGGGCGGCTGATCGGGCTGGACGTCGGCACCAAGACCGTGGGCACCGCGCTCTGCGACGCCGGATGGAGCTTCGCCAGCCCCGCCACCCTCATCCGCCGGACCAAGTTCACCAAGGACAAGGAACAGCTGATCGCGATGATCGCGCAACAGGGTGTGCAGGGGCTGGTCATCGGCCTGCCGCTCAATCTCGACGGCAGCGAGAGCCCGCGCTCGCAATCGACCCGTGCCTTTGCCCGCAACTGCGCCGATCTGGGCCCCATATTGCTCTGGGACGAACGCTGGTCGACCGTCGCGGTCGAGCGGACGATGATCGAGCAGGATATGAGCCGCGCCAAGCGGGCGGAGCGGATCGACAATCTCGCCGCCGCGCACATCCTTCAGGCGGCGATCGACGCGCTGGTGATGGCGTAA
- a CDS encoding TonB-dependent receptor, whose translation MPRFSTLSRSMLMIGAAVIAMPARAQQQSDTAAPEAATNGDQIVVTATRTTRSSVELGAAEIQKVLPGANPVKAIQTLPGVQFETADPWGNNEQNISLFVHGFNQNQLGFTMDGVPLGDQSYGNYNGLTPQRAVISENVARVRLTAGAADLGTASASNLGGGIETYSSDPAATMGVRFAQTLGSYDASRTFLRIDSGEVEGLGGTNSGYLSVVRQKARAWEFDARQGGWQGNAKFVHKGENGTLTGYFDISDKAEPNQDSVAHNAGGLEPYYRSLLYPNWRAALAYVDANGAPPSNNPNNYMNYFGDAQRTDYLGYIKYERRFGDAVTWTNQVYYHHDEGQGQITGPIAAAGLPGLFRIYYPGQDLKQVFGGSGYALRTTEYGIDRKGAISTLAIHAGDHEIELGGWYEHNRNTIFRRWYAAPIDNPPSPYEWADPAKRRLTQYAAITKYDLIQTHVQDRWHVTPTVTVEAGFKSSLQFADGRVPTQPLPGALPGTSTGYPEGRLNTKKWFLPAIGAIWDVSANDQLFGHIQKNVRQFQASVAAGLSPFAVGSQQAFEQIKANTSPETSWTYEAGLRSRHALDLGPLTAIEGQVSAYHVDFDNRLLQISATPVIASVIGGVSILQNVGRVQTNGVDAAATLRFGPHLSIYNALSYNSSKYRDNYVSGTSTVLTAGKYVPNTAKWLNKTVVSINDGPFEIQAIGDYVGPRFATYTNDQGIGGRYLVNLQASYTLPQIDGFGVKDLKLSVNVTNVTNRKGIYELVVGAASRTWNSYAQPPRMGFITLSGAF comes from the coding sequence GTGCCGCGTTTTTCCACTCTGTCCCGTTCGATGCTGATGATCGGCGCCGCCGTCATCGCCATGCCCGCCCGGGCGCAGCAGCAGTCCGATACGGCGGCGCCCGAGGCCGCGACCAATGGCGACCAGATCGTCGTGACCGCGACCCGCACCACCCGCTCCTCGGTCGAGCTGGGCGCGGCGGAGATCCAGAAGGTGCTGCCCGGCGCCAACCCGGTCAAGGCGATCCAGACGCTGCCCGGCGTGCAGTTCGAGACGGCCGACCCCTGGGGCAATAACGAGCAGAACATCTCGCTGTTCGTGCACGGCTTCAACCAGAACCAGCTCGGCTTCACCATGGACGGCGTGCCGCTGGGCGACCAGTCCTATGGCAATTACAACGGCCTGACGCCGCAGCGTGCGGTCATCAGCGAGAATGTCGCCCGCGTCCGCCTGACCGCCGGTGCCGCCGACCTGGGCACCGCCTCGGCCAGCAATCTGGGCGGCGGGATCGAGACCTATTCGAGCGACCCGGCCGCGACGATGGGCGTCCGCTTCGCCCAGACGCTGGGCAGCTATGACGCCAGCCGCACCTTCCTGCGCATCGACAGCGGCGAGGTCGAGGGGCTGGGCGGCACCAATAGCGGATACCTCTCGGTCGTCCGGCAAAAGGCGCGCGCCTGGGAATTCGATGCGCGCCAGGGCGGGTGGCAGGGCAATGCCAAGTTCGTCCACAAGGGCGAGAACGGCACGCTGACCGGCTATTTCGACATTTCGGACAAGGCCGAGCCCAATCAGGATTCGGTCGCGCACAATGCGGGCGGGCTGGAGCCCTATTATCGCTCGCTGCTCTATCCGAACTGGCGGGCCGCGCTCGCCTATGTCGACGCCAATGGCGCGCCGCCGTCGAACAACCCCAATAATTACATGAACTATTTCGGCGATGCGCAGCGCACCGACTATCTGGGCTATATCAAATATGAACGCCGCTTCGGCGATGCGGTGACATGGACCAATCAGGTCTATTACCATCATGACGAGGGCCAGGGGCAGATCACCGGCCCGATCGCGGCGGCGGGCCTGCCGGGCCTGTTCCGCATCTATTATCCGGGGCAGGATCTGAAACAGGTCTTCGGCGGATCGGGCTATGCGCTGCGCACCACCGAATATGGCATCGACCGCAAGGGCGCGATCTCGACGCTGGCCATCCATGCGGGCGATCACGAGATCGAGCTGGGCGGCTGGTATGAGCATAACCGCAACACCATCTTCCGCCGCTGGTATGCGGCCCCCATCGACAATCCGCCCTCGCCCTATGAATGGGCCGATCCCGCCAAGCGCCGCCTGACCCAATATGCCGCGATCACGAAGTACGACCTGATCCAGACGCATGTACAGGATCGCTGGCACGTTACCCCGACGGTGACGGTCGAGGCGGGCTTCAAGTCCAGCCTGCAATTCGCCGATGGCCGCGTGCCGACCCAGCCGCTGCCCGGCGCGCTGCCCGGCACCTCGACCGGCTATCCCGAGGGACGGCTGAACACCAAGAAATGGTTCCTGCCCGCGATCGGCGCGATCTGGGACGTTTCGGCCAACGACCAGCTGTTCGGCCATATCCAGAAGAATGTCCGCCAGTTCCAGGCCTCGGTCGCGGCGGGCCTGTCGCCCTTCGCGGTGGGCAGCCAGCAGGCGTTCGAGCAGATCAAGGCGAACACCTCGCCCGAAACCTCCTGGACCTATGAGGCGGGCCTGCGGTCGCGCCACGCGCTCGACCTGGGGCCGCTGACCGCGATCGAGGGACAAGTCAGCGCCTATCATGTCGATTTCGACAATCGCCTGCTCCAGATCAGCGCAACGCCGGTCATCGCCTCGGTCATCGGCGGCGTGTCGATCCTACAGAATGTCGGCCGGGTGCAGACCAATGGCGTGGATGCGGCGGCGACCTTGCGCTTCGGCCCGCACCTGTCGATCTACAACGCGCTGTCCTACAACAGCTCGAAATATCGCGACAATTATGTCAGCGGCACCAGCACCGTCCTGACCGCGGGCAAATATGTCCCCAACACCGCCAAGTGGCTGAACAAGACGGTGGTGTCGATCAATGACGGCCCCTTCGAAATCCAGGCGATCGGCGATTATGTCGGCCCACGCTTCGCCACCTATACCAACGACCAGGGCATTGGCGGACGCTATCTGGTCAACCTCCAGGCCAGCTACACCCTGCCGCAGATCGACGGGTTCGGGGTCAAGGACCTGAAGCTGTCGGTCAACGTCACCAACGTGACCAACCGCAAGGGTATTTACGAACTGGTTGTCGGTGCCGCGTCCAGGACCTGGAACAGCTATGCCCAGCCGCCGCGCATGGGCTTCATCACCCTGTCGGGCGCGTTCTGA
- a CDS encoding aspartate carbamoyltransferase catalytic subunit, giving the protein MQTSDHRPGTLIQGGAVFPHRHLTGIDGLQPHEIMFLLDEAEHWLDRGATDTPDTRLAGLTQINAFFENSTRTLLSFEIAGKRLGADVVNMHAAQSSVKKGETLIDTAMTLNAMRADVIVIRHMASGAVRLIADKVDCPVLNAGDGRHEHPTQALLDMLTIRRRRGGVAGQKVVICGDILHSRVARSDILALTALAAEVRVCAPSTLMPKGIERMFVTPFTDFDEAIEDADVVMMLRVQNERMAGGYIPSTREYRLRYGLTPERLKRAKPGALVMHPGPMNRGVEIDSEVADGPQSAITEQVAMGVAVRMACLDVLTRRARKLEGWA; this is encoded by the coding sequence ATGCAGACCTCGGATCATCGCCCCGGCACGCTCATTCAGGGTGGCGCCGTTTTCCCGCACCGGCATCTGACCGGAATCGACGGCCTTCAACCGCATGAGATCATGTTCCTGCTCGACGAGGCGGAACATTGGCTCGATCGCGGCGCGACCGACACGCCCGACACGCGGCTGGCGGGCCTCACCCAGATCAACGCCTTTTTCGAGAATTCGACCCGGACCCTGCTGTCCTTCGAGATCGCGGGGAAGCGCCTGGGCGCCGACGTGGTCAACATGCACGCCGCCCAGTCGAGCGTGAAGAAGGGCGAGACGCTGATCGACACGGCGATGACGCTGAACGCGATGCGCGCCGATGTCATCGTCATCCGCCACATGGCGAGCGGAGCCGTCCGCCTGATCGCCGACAAGGTCGACTGCCCGGTGCTGAACGCGGGCGACGGGCGGCACGAGCATCCGACGCAAGCGCTGCTCGACATGCTGACCATCCGTCGCCGTCGTGGCGGCGTCGCGGGACAGAAGGTCGTGATCTGCGGCGACATATTGCACAGCCGGGTCGCGCGCTCGGACATCCTCGCCCTGACCGCGCTGGCGGCCGAGGTGCGGGTGTGCGCGCCCTCGACGCTGATGCCCAAGGGAATCGAGCGGATGTTCGTCACCCCCTTCACCGATTTCGACGAAGCCATCGAGGACGCCGATGTGGTCATGATGCTGCGCGTCCAGAACGAGCGGATGGCGGGCGGCTATATCCCCTCCACCCGCGAATATCGCCTGCGCTACGGCCTTACGCCTGAACGCCTCAAGCGCGCCAAGCCCGGTGCGCTGGTCATGCACCCCGGCCCGATGAACCGGGGGGTCGAAATCGACTCGGAGGTCGCGGATGGCCCGCAATCGGCGATCACCGAACAGGTGGCGATGGGCGTCGCGGTGCGCATGGCCTGTCTGGACGTGCTGACCCGCCGAGCCCGCAAGCTGGAGGGCTGGGCATGA